The following are encoded together in the Salvia hispanica cultivar TCC Black 2014 chromosome 6, UniMelb_Shisp_WGS_1.0, whole genome shotgun sequence genome:
- the LOC125193922 gene encoding plastoglobulin-1, chloroplastic: MSLHLALHPPSSLTLLNPSHRFRCFSPKPHSLSFSSSPRRAAFSIRSSSDNPAYVDEWGDKSEPEPEPVSRFSAADPPKDDDEWGGGAELGNGTPAAADGDGKLWELKRALVDTVYGSDSGFRASAEVRAEALELVTQLEAANPTPAPTESPDLLDGDWILVYTAYSELLPLLAAGSIPLLKVEEISQSIDSSSLTIENSTTLSSPVSTISFSAIASFEVRSPSRIQVEFKEGKFKPPEIKSSIDLPESVNIFGQNINLSPVQQSLNPLQNAIEGIARTVSGQPPLSVRIPGERTKSWLMITYLDEDFRISRGDGGLFVLVKKGSSLLD, translated from the exons ATGTCTCTCCACCTAGCCCTCCACCCTCCTTCCTCTCTCACTCTCCTCAATCCATCTCACAGATTCCGCTGCTTCTCTCCTAAACcccactctctctccttcTCTTCAAGCCCCAGGCGCGCCGCCTTCTCCATTCGCTCCTCATCCGATAATCCTGCCTACGTGGACGAATGGGGAGACAAATcggagcccgagcccgagcccgtCTCCAGATTCTCGGCCGCCGATCCGCCCAAGGACGACGACGAGTGGGGAGGAGGAGCTGAATTGGGGAATGGAACCCCGGCTGCTGCCGACGGTGACGGGAAGCTCTGGGAGCTTAAACGGGCTCTCGTGGATACTGTTTACGGCTCGGATTCTGGGTTTCGGGCTTCGGCGGAAGTTCGGGCTGAGGCGCTTGAGCTTGTTACTCAGTTGGAGGCTGCTAATCCAACTCCCGCGCCTACGGAAAGCCCTGATTTGCTCGATGGGGATTGGATATTAGT GTACACAGCCTATTCTGAATTATTGCCTCTACTAGCGGCAGGCAGTATTCCGCTTTTGAAAGTTGAAGAGATAAGCCAATCTATTGACTCGAGCAGCCTTACCATTGAAAATTCAACCACATTATCGAGTCCTGTTTCCACCATATCGTTTAGTGCTATAGCATCCTTTGAAGTTCGGAGCCCATCAAGAATACAA GTTGAATTTAAAGAAGGGAAATTCAAGCCTCCAGAGATCAAGTCAAGTATAGATCTTCCCGAAAGTGTCAATATTTTTGGGCAGAACATAAATTTATCGCCAGTACAGCAGTCTCTGAACCCACTTCAAAATGCTATCGAGGGAATTGCACGCACCGTCTCTGGCCAGCCTCCCCTTAGCGTACGCATTCCCGGTGAACGAACAAAATCATGGCTTATGATTACATACCTTGACGAAGATTTCCGTATATCAAGAGGAGATGGTGGCCTTTTTGTGCTTGTGAAGAAAGGAAGTTCACTTTTGGATTAG
- the LOC125194123 gene encoding uncharacterized protein LOC125194123 isoform X1, with amino-acid sequence MSSAAAVDTEADLVCELDSVRGIVDALCSVRWKRFQDALVELSEHGIVIIVEETGCLQAKVYLQRELFIKYDYAATGRPRFGVSLGLFIDCLNTFSVPGRSNVLELRYPGPDMQLMLRSVDSPDACIYAEIRTIIPETISWDYNFEPAGSTPLSFTVKSAALKEAIDDLEWPGSSIQISLQPSPPSVIFRGEGHGDLQIDFNYYANTDLLIAFSCDRQVSHRYKYKFLRATTSNIPASVLKDNRGSKATIGRGGMLKIQHLVSVAKPSVLHPHIDSAGYQQPSRIAYIEFFVKPEVEESNADDD; translated from the exons ATGAGCTCGGCGGCGGCCGTAGATACTGAGGCTGACTTGGTCTGCGAATTGGACAGCGTACGAGGCATTGTAGATGCCCTCTGCTCCGTTCGGTGGAAGCGCTTTCAG GATGCTCTCGTAGAATTATCCGAACACGGTATAGTGATAATCGTCGAGGAAACCGGTTGTCTTCAAGCCAAGGTTTACTTACAACGCGAG ttatttatcaaatatGATTACGCGGCGACCGGCCGGCCGCGATTTGGGGTGAGCTTGGGGCTCTTTATTGACTGCCTCAATACATTTTCAGTCCCGGGCAGGTCGAACGTTCTCGAGCTTCGCTATCCAGGCCCCGATATGCAACTCATGCTCCG ATCTGTTGATTCTCCAGATGCCTGCATTTATGCAGAGATAAGGACAATTATTCCAGAGACAATCTCATGGGACTACAACTTTGAACCAGCAGGAAGCACTCCTCTTAGTTTCACGGTTAAA TCTGCAGCTCTAAAGGAAGCTATTGATGACCTCGAATGGCCTGGCTCTAGCATTCAGATATCATTACAGCCATCACCCCCATCTGTCATCTTCAGGGGTGAAGGCCACGGGGACTTGCAG ATAGATTTCAATTACTACGCCAATACAGACCTTCTGATTGCATTCAGCTGTGATCGCCAAGTTTCACACAG GTACAAATACAAGTTCCTGCGAGCAACAACTTCAAACATACCGGCTAGTGTCCTGAAAGACAATCGAGGGAGCAAGGCCACAATTGGCAGAGGTGGCATGCTCAAAATTCAGCACCTTGTTTCAGTGGCGAAGCCCTCTGTTCTCCATCCCCACATTGACTCGGCCGGCTATCAGCAGCCCAGCCGCATTGCCTATATTGAGTTCTTTGTCAAGCCAGAAGTTGAAGAAAGTAATGCAGATGATGATTAG
- the LOC125194123 gene encoding uncharacterized protein LOC125194123 isoform X2: MQLMLRSVDSPDACIYAEIRTIIPETISWDYNFEPAGSTPLSFTVKSAALKEAIDDLEWPGSSIQISLQPSPPSVIFRGEGHGDLQIDFNYYANTDLLIAFSCDRQVSHRYKYKFLRATTSNIPASVLKDNRGSKATIGRGGMLKIQHLVSVAKPSVLHPHIDSAGYQQPSRIAYIEFFVKPEVEESNADDD; the protein is encoded by the exons ATGCAACTCATGCTCCG ATCTGTTGATTCTCCAGATGCCTGCATTTATGCAGAGATAAGGACAATTATTCCAGAGACAATCTCATGGGACTACAACTTTGAACCAGCAGGAAGCACTCCTCTTAGTTTCACGGTTAAA TCTGCAGCTCTAAAGGAAGCTATTGATGACCTCGAATGGCCTGGCTCTAGCATTCAGATATCATTACAGCCATCACCCCCATCTGTCATCTTCAGGGGTGAAGGCCACGGGGACTTGCAG ATAGATTTCAATTACTACGCCAATACAGACCTTCTGATTGCATTCAGCTGTGATCGCCAAGTTTCACACAG GTACAAATACAAGTTCCTGCGAGCAACAACTTCAAACATACCGGCTAGTGTCCTGAAAGACAATCGAGGGAGCAAGGCCACAATTGGCAGAGGTGGCATGCTCAAAATTCAGCACCTTGTTTCAGTGGCGAAGCCCTCTGTTCTCCATCCCCACATTGACTCGGCCGGCTATCAGCAGCCCAGCCGCATTGCCTATATTGAGTTCTTTGTCAAGCCAGAAGTTGAAGAAAGTAATGCAGATGATGATTAG
- the LOC125194121 gene encoding ABC transporter B family member 2-like: MHSGERQAAKMRMAYLRSMLNQDISIFDTEASTGEVISAITSDILLVQDAISEKVGKFLHYVSRFIVGFAVGFMRVWQISLVTLSIVPLIAIAGGIYAYVATGLIARVRKSYVEAGEIAEEVIGNVRTVQAFVGEEKAVKSYTESLLGTYKYGRKAGLAKGLGLGTLHCVLFLSWALLVWYTSVVVHKNIANGGESFTTMLNVVISGLSLGQAAPDITAFIRAKAAAYPIFEMIERNKTSKSNATRHGKKPNKVEGHIKFKNVKFSYPSRPDVVIFNKLSLDIPPGKIVALVGGSGSGKSTVISLIERFYDPLSGHVMLDGNDVRELDLKWLRQQIGLVNQEPALFATTIRDNILYGKNDATNEEITRAAKLSEAINFISNLPDRFETQVGERGVQLSGGQKQRIAISRAIVKNPSILLLDEATSALDAESEKSVQEALDRVMVGRTTVIVAHRLSTIRNADVIAVVQNGAIVETGSHEDLMSRPNSAYASLVQLQEAASSTLARLPSHSGRPLSIRYSREGSIKFSRELSRTTRSLGASFRSEKSLSRFGGDGGDNVVKPAKVSSKRLYAMVRPDWFYGISGTICAFIAGAQFPLFALGVTQALVSYYMDWDTTRREVKKIAFLFTGGAVLTVIVHAITHLSFGIMGERLTLRVREKMFTAMLRNEIGWFDDVNNTSAMLASRLESEATLLKTVVVDHSTILLQNVGLVVTSFVISFMLNWRLTLIVIATYPLIISGHISEKLFMKGYGVDLNKAYLKANMLAGEAVSNIRTVAAFCSEEKVVSLYARELVEPSRSSFRRGQAAGIFYGVSQFFIFSSYGLALWYGSTLMEKGLSGFKSVMKTFMVLIVTALAMGETLAMAPDLLKGNRMVASVFEMLDRRTEIVNDVGEEVVRVEGSIELKDVEFSYPSRPNVMIFKDFNLRVHPGRSMALVGQSGSGKSSVIALILRFYDPTSGKVLVDGKDIKRLKLKSLRKHIGLVQQEPALFATSIYENILYGKEGATEGEIMEAAKLANAHSFISGLPEGYSTRVGERGVQLSGGQKQRVAIARAILKNPSILLLDEATSALDVESERIVQQALDRLMKNRTTVVVAHRLSTIKNADQISVLQDGKIIEQGTHSSLVENKDGAYYKLINLQRQQQH, from the exons ATGCATTCTGGGGAGAGGCAAGCGGCGAAGATGAGAATGGCTTATCTCCGATCAATGCTAAATCAAGATATTAGCATTTTCGACACCGAAGCCTCCACCGGTGAAGTGATTTCTGCGATTACTTCCGATATTCTCCTTGTTCAGGATGCCATTTCCGAAAAG GTGGGGAAGTTTTTGCACTACGTGAGTCGTTTCATAGTAGGCTTCGCCGTTGGTTTCATGAGAGTTTGGCAGATCAGTTTGGTGACACTTTCCATAGTGCCATTAATCGCAATCGCCGGTGGGATTTACGCCTATGTGGCGACCGGCCTAATCGCCAGGGTTCGGAAATCTTACGTCGAAGCTGGAGAAATCGCGGAAGAGGTGATAGGCAACGTTAGAACGGTGCAAGCATTTGTGGGAGAAGAGAAGGCAGTGAAGTCATACACAGAATCCCTTTTGGGGACATACAAGTATGGGAGGAAAGCCGGGCTTGCCAAGGGGCTTGGGCTCGGGACGCTCCACTGCGTCCTCTTCCTCTCGTGGGCGTTGCTCGTGTGGTACACCAGCGTCGTCGTTCATAAGAACATCGCCAATGGTGGAGAGTCCTTCACCACGATGCTCAATGTTGTCATCTCTGGCTT GTCGCTCGGGCAGGCAGCGCCGGACATCACGGCCTTCATACGGGCCAAGGCGGCCGCGTACCCCATCTTCGAGATGATCGAGCGGAACAAGACGAGCAAGAGCAACGCCACGAGACACGGGAAGAAACCAAACAAAGTGGAAGGCCACATCAAGTTCAAGAACGTGAAGTTCAGCTACCCTTCCCGCCCAGACGTCGTCATCTTCAACAAGCTCTCCCTCGACATCCCACCCGGGAAAATCGTGGCCCTCGTCGGAGGCAGCGGCTCCGGGAAGAGCACCGTCATATCCCTGATAGAGCGCTTCTACGACCCGCTGTCCGGACACGTCATGCTCGATGGGAACGATGTTAGAGAGCTTGACCTCAAATGGCTCAGACAGCAGATTGGTTTGGTGAACCAAGAGCCTGCCCTGTTTGCAACCACCATAAGAGACAACATCCTCTATGGGAAAAATGATGCAACCAATGAGGAGATCACACGTGCTGCGAAGCTGTCTGAGGCTATCAACTTCATAAGCAACCTTCCTGATAGATTTGAGACTCAGGTGGGGGAGAGAGGGGTGCAGCTGTCTGGTGGACAGAAGCAGAGGATTGCGATATCGAGGGCGATTGTGAAGAACCCTTCGATCTTGCTGCTGGATGAGGCCACGAGCGCGCTGGATGCTGAGTCCGAGAAGAGTGTGCAGGAGGCTCTCGACCGTGTGATGGTCGGGAGGACTACCGTGATCGTTGCACATAGGCTTTCTACTATTAGGAACGCGGATGTGATTGCTGTTGTGCAGAATGGGGCCATTGTGGAGACTGGGAGCCATGAGGATCTTATGTCGAGGCCGAATAGCGCTTATGCTTCGCTTGTTCAGTTGCAGGAGGCCGCCTCGTCCACCTTGGCTCGCTTGCCCTCTCATAGCGGCCGCCCTCTCAG CATTAGGTATTCGCGGGAAGGTAGCATAAAGTTTTCGAGGGAGCTGTCGCGTACAACAAGGAGCCTTGGTGCAAGTTTTCGATCTGAGAAGTCTTTAAGTAGGTTTGGTGGTGATGGAGGTGACAATGTTGTGAAGCCGGCTAAGGTGTCTTCGAAGAGACTGTATGCTATGGTGCGGCCAGACTGGTTTTATGGCATTTCCGGCACTATCTGCGCGTTCATTGCTGGGGCGCAGTTTCCTCTTTTCGCGCTTGGTGTCACGCAAGCTCTTGTGTCTTACTACATGGATTGGGACACGACGCGTCGGGAAGTCAAGAAGATCGCCTTCCTCTTTACTGGAGGTGCTGTCTTGACTGTGATCGTCCACGCCATCACGCATCTCAGCTTCGGGATCATGGGAGAACGCCTCACACTTCGTGTTCGAGAGAAGATGTTCACTG CTATGTTGAGGAACGAGATCGGATGGTTTGATGATGTGAACAACACGAGCGCCATGCTAGCATCGAGGCTGGAGAGTGAGGCGACGCTGTTGAAGACGGTGGTCGTTGATCACTCGACCATTCTGTTGCAGAATGTAGGCCTTGTTGTGACTTCGTTTGTCATCTCCTTCATGTTGAACTGGAGGCTTACTCTTATTGTCATTGCAACATATCCTTTGATAATCAGTGGCCATATTAGTGAG AAACTGTTCATGAAAGGCTATGGTGTGGACTTGAACAAAGCGTATCTCAAAGCGAACATGCTTGCTGGAGAGGCCGTGAGCAACATCCGTACAGTTGCAGCGTTTTGCTCAGAGGAGAAGGTTGTTAGTCTCTATGCGCGCGAGCTGGTTGAGCCATCAAGGAGCTCATTCAGGCGTGGCCAAGCTGCCGGGATCTTCTATGGAGTCTCGCAGTTTTTCATCTTCTCATCCTACGGTCTTGCCTTATG GTATGGTTCTACTCTCATGGAGAAGGGGCTTTCCGGGTTTAAGTCAGTGATGAAGACATTCATGGTGTTGATTGTGACGGCCTTAGCTATGGGCGAGACGCTAGCAATGGCACCAGACCTTCTCAAGGGGAACAGGATGGTGGCATCCGTGTTTGAAATGCTGGACCGGAGGACTGAGATTGTGAACGACGTGGGAGAAGAGGTTGTGCGGGTAGAAGGCTCAATCGAGCTCAAGGATGTCGAGTTTAGCTACCCGTCAAGGCCAAACGTGATGATTTTCAAGGACTTCAACTTGAGAGTTCATCCTGGAAGAAGTATGGCACTAGTAGGCCAGAGTGGATCAGGCAAAAGCTCTGTCATTGCACTAATCCTCAGATTCTATGATCCCACTTCTGGGAAAGTGTTGGTAGATG GTAAGGACATAAAGAGGCTTAAGCTCAAGTCACTAAGGAAACACATAGGGTTGGTGCAGCAAGAGCCAGCTCTGTTTGCCACATCCATCTATGAGAATATCCTCTATGGCAAAGAGGGAGCCACAGAGGGTGAAATAATGGAAGCCGCGAAGCTTGCAAACGCGCATAGCTTCATCAGCGGGCTCCCAGAAGGGTACTCAACCCGGGTGGGGGAACGAGGGGTTCAGCTCTCCGGAGGGCAGAAGCAAAGAGTGGCCATAGCGAGGGCAATTCTAAAGAACCCTTCGATCCTGCTCTTGGACGAAGCGACTAGCGCTTTGGATGTGGAGTCAGAGCGCATTGTGCAGCAAGCACTCGACAGGCTGATGAAGAACCGGACGACTGTGGTGGTGGCGCACAGGCTGTCGACCATAAAAAATGCAGATCAAATCTCGGTGTTGCAAGATGGCAAGATTATAGAGCAAGGGACTCATTCAAGTCTAGTAGAGAACAAAGATGGTGCCTATTACAAGTTGATAAACCTACAGAGGCAACAGCAACACTAA